A single Cucumis melo cultivar AY chromosome 4, USDA_Cmelo_AY_1.0, whole genome shotgun sequence DNA region contains:
- the LOC103500378 gene encoding F-box/kelch-repeat protein OR23 yields MKFLPQSYSSIDENQTSVTLIPGLPNDVAALLLSFLPYSHHDRLKSTCKSWRLFFSSKILISLRFTHTNSLSHLLCFFPQDPLIASPFLFDPFSLSWCPLPPMPCNPHVYGLCNFTPISLGPYLYVIGGSLFDTRSFPIDRPSSSSSAFRFDFHSSFWEPISPMLSPRGSFACASVHDSGQILVAGGGSRHRLFAAAGSRMSSVERYDVERDEWIALDGMPSLRAGCVGFFVGNGEKREFWVMGGYGESRTISGVFPVDEYYRDAVVMELMNGRWRQIGDMWEEGERRRLGKIVVIENHHNYGQPGIFMLDGDEFFRYEMASNRWVEESRLPRKTSSNSSYGLVALNGELYVISFLKTESAEARRLRHPKKGGSMYMQIYNPKKKTWRSLATRSPFNHLLDFDTAAICTVRM; encoded by the exons ATGAAATTTCTTCCTCAATCCTATTCCTCCATTGATGAAAATCAAACCTCCGTTACTCTAATCCCAGGTCTCCCCAACGATGTTGCTGCTTTACTCCTTTCCTTTCTCCCTTATTCCCACCATGATCGTCTCAAATCCACCTGTAAATCATGGCGTCTCTTCTTCTCTTCTAAAATCCTTATTTCCCTTCGATTCACTCACACAAATTCTCTCTCTCACCTTCTCTGCTTTTTCCCTCAAGACCCTTTAATCGCTTCCCCTTTTCTTTTCGATCCATTTTCCCTTTCATGGTGTCCTCTTCCTCCTATGCCTTGTAACCCCCATGTTTACGGTCTCTGCAATTTCACCCCTATTTCCCTTGGCCCTTACTTGTATGTCATCGGCGGCTCACTCTTTGACACTCGCTCTTTCCCAATCGATCGtccttcctcttcctcttctgcTTTCCGATTCGATTTCCATTCCTCCTTTTGGGAACCCATCTCGCCGATGCTCTCTCCGCGGGGGAGCTTTGCGTGTGCTTCCGTTCATGATTCCGGTCAGATTTTGGTTGCTGGAGGTGGGTCTAGGCACAGGTTGTTTGCAGCGGCTGGGAGTCGAATGAGCTCCGTCGAAAG GTATGATGTGGAGAGAGATGAGTGGATTGCACTTGATGGGATGCCGAGCCTTAGAGCTGGGTGTGTTGGGTTTTTTGTGGGGAATGGAGAGAAGAGAGAGTTTTGGGTGATGGGTGGCTATGGTGAATCCAGGACTATTTCAGGAGTGTTTCCTGTAGATGAATATTACAGAGATGCGGTGGTGATGGAGCTGATGAATGGGAGGTGGAGGCAAATTGGGGATATGTGGGAAGAAGGGGAAAGGAGGAGGCTAGGTAAAATCGTAGTGATTGAGAATCATCATAACTATGGACAACCTGGAATTTTCATGCTTGATGGTGATGAATTCTTCAG ATATGAAATGGCATCAAATAGATGGGTTGAAGAATCAAGACTACCAAGGAAAACTTCTTCCAACTCATCATATGGCTTGGTTGCATTAAATGGAGAATTGTATGTTATATCATTTCTAAAGACAGAGTCAGCTGAAGCTCGTAGGCTACGTCATCCCAAGAAAGGAGGATCAATGTACATGCAAATCTACAATCCCAAGAAGAAGACGTGGAGATCTCTTGCTACCCGGTCGCCTTTTAATCACTTGCTGGATTTTGATACTGCAGCTATTTGTACAGTTCGTATGTGA